In Candidatus Schekmanbacteria bacterium, the genomic window TTCCATAAGATTCATTCCTCTTCTATTCCAGTATAAGGGCGTGAAAGCTCATTATCTATTCCAAGAAGGTCAAGAACCCGTCCAACAGTGAAATCTACAATTTCCTCTATGCTTTTGGGCTTGTGATAAAATGAAGGTGAAAGAGGAAACACAATACCTCCTATCTCAGCAAGACGCGATAGATTTTTCAAATGTCCTAAATGAAGAGGTGTTTCTCTTAAACAGATGACAAGAGGCATCTTCTCCTTCAAATTGACATCTGCTGCCCTTATGATGAGATTACTTGCCATTGAAAGGGCAATCGCAGACATTGTTTTTATACTGCAAGGGATTATTATCATCCCTGAGCGCTTGAATGAGCCGCTCGCTATAGGCGCGCTCAAATCGTCGTTTTCATATACATAATCACATTTTTTATAGAGTTCATTTATAGATATGCCTGTCTCATGCTCAAATATCAGCTTACCATTATCACTGACAATCAACGAAACATCAATATCTGAGCGCGTCGCTAAATAATCAACAAGTTTTAAAGCATAGAGCGCCCCTGTTGCGCCCGTGACTGCAACTATTATATTTTTCTTTTTCATTATAATTATAATAAAATCAAAAAAACGCTGTTCCTTGAAGCATTTAAATAACTTCAATGAACTTTCAATGTCAAATCATTTCATAGAAGTAAATCTTCTGATTATCTTGTCAGCGCACTTTTCTGATTCTTCAATGATCTTCAAAATTTCTTCATCTTTGGCTTTTTCTATGTGTACACCTGCTGCAACTACAACATTCCGTCCCAATTCTGTTGAAACTTTTTCAGCAACACTCTTAGCAATCAAATCATCTTTATGACCTGTCAATGTAAGGATAGATGTGGATGCACTCTTTTTTTTTCTATTTTTAAGGCTTCTCCTTGTAACTGAAAGAGCAACAGCGCCTATATGTGGCTTCGTGCCTCCATAAAGAGAAATCAATAGGTCATTGCCAAGAATTCTTGCTTCAATTGTAACCTTTGTTCTTCCTTTTCCTGATGATATCTTTATATTATTTTTCATTCAATGCTTTTGACATTTTATTGCCAACTGATACAGCTTTTTCGATTAACTCCGGTATATCATTAACATCTTTCATCCCCGTTGCAGCTTCAATTTTATCGATCAATTTCATTTCACTAAACTGAACATACATCTCCATCGTTTCCAAAGCCCTCTGGGCACCATGTGCTGCTACAGCAGAAACCAAAGCTACCGGCTTGCCCGCAAGAGGTTTTCTTCCATGCATAGGAATTTCTGATTCTTTGCCAACACCCATATAACCAAGAGCAATCGAACGGTCTATGAAACTCTTGAAGAGTCCGGATACATCTCCATAATAACAGGGAGATCCAAGGATGAGACCATCACAACTGATCAATTTACCATAAAGTTCGCTCATCCCATCTTTTTGCCAGCATTCTCCTTCCATAGCGCATTTCATACATCCGGTGCAATATCCTATACCAATATCGATAAGCCAAACCATCTCATTTTCCATTCCTGTCGATTCAAGAATTTTTTTAATGAGCCTTCCCGTATTTCCTTCCTTTCTTCCGCTCCCGCATATTCCAAGCAACATTTCTCATTTCCTCCCTACATATATTGATTCTATCAAAAAATTATTGTTAATTATTTATTTTATAAGATGAAACATATTTTTCTAAACTTTTCCAAAAAAAATAATGGAATTGATAGACATTGTCAAAAGGGTTAAAAGAAGGTTGGTTTTTCCCGGCAGCTCCGAATCAGGAATAAAAATTGCAGGATACCGCCATATTGACTGTCTCTTCGATAAAAAAGCAAAGCTTGAATCCTTAATTGCTTATGCAGAAACATTCAATCCTGATATAATTTTCAATATTGGCGGAATTGCAGAAGAAGCAGAATGCTTAGGAGCAACTCTCAATTATTCGGATGATGAAGACCCTTCAATCGCAGAACCGCTCATAAGTTCATTGAAAGATGTGGAAAGACTAAAAATCCCATCACCAAAAAAGGGGAAATTGACATCAATCTCGCTTGCTGTAATTCCTGAACTTTCAAAAAAGTTTAAAGGTAAATTTATTCCTGCCTCAGTTACTGGCCCTTTTACTCTTGCAGCTCTTTTAGCAGGAGCTGAAAAATTTTCATTAACCTTAAAAAAGGAAAGAGATTTGGCCTTTGCCCTTCTCGATAAATGCACCTCATTTCTTTTCGAATATGCAAAAGAACAGATATCTTTAGGTGCAAATTATTTCACTGTAGCCGAACCGTCGGCAATATTTTTATCTAATGAAGATTTTAAGCTTTTTTGTCTGCCATACCTAAAAAAACTCTTTAAAAATTTCAAAAAATATCCATCCCATATCCATATCTGCGGTGATTCCTTCCATCTCTTGCACACTCTTACAAGATGCGGTGCACACGGATTAAGTCTTGACTCAATGGTTGACCTCGAAGATGCGGCAAGATTGATACCACAGAATATCGTTCTAATAGGAAATATAGACCCTGTATCGATAATAACAGAATCGACTGAAGAAAATGTCAAAAGGGAAACTCAAACATTGTTAAATAAAATGGAACTTTTTGAAAACTTTATTTTGGCTACGGCATGCTCAATCCCCGCTGATGCGCCATTAGAAAACATAGCAGCATTTATTGAAACAGGAAGAAAATATAAAATCCTAAACAAAGAGGTCCAGAATGCATTAAAGGAATGCGCAGATAGAGTTTATTCAGGGAATAATAGAAATTTAAGAGAAACTCTGAAAAAAGCGCTCAAATACAAAATATCAGCCCAAAATATCTATTCCAAGGGTCTTGCACGAGGTATAAAATGGATTTCCGATGATTATAACAAGCATAGAGTATCAATCCCCCATATTCTTCTCTCAGTAGAAACTATGGAAAAAGCTGTCAGACTTCTTTGGAAGAACAAAAAATCTTTCAAGACAAAAAGAAAAAGATTGTTAATAGGAACTGTAAAAGGAGACATTCATGAAATAGGGAAAAATCTTGTTAAAACAATGTTTGAGTCCAAAGGATACGGCGTAATAGATGCTGGTGTTGATGTGTCAGCTGAAAAATTCATAGACTTGTGTAAAACCAATAGCGTCGATGCTGTTGGAATTTCATCATTTACAACAGCAGGGAAAAAAATAGTTAAAGAAATTGCCACCAAACTAAAAAAAGAATTTAAAAATCAATGTCCATTGATCATGGCAGGAGGGCCATCAATTAAAGGAGAAGATATAAAAAAACTCAACATCGATGGTTACGCTGATGATATGGTTGAAGCAGTAGAGGTATTCGAAAATCTTATAAAAACAAGGCAAAACCCAAAAAGTCATTAGAGTTTCTTTATCATATTGATATATTCACCTCGTTCAAATCCCTGTGAACGGAAATAATCGATGAGGTCTGCTTCATTCCAATTGACCATAGTAACTACATTCTCAATTCCTGACTTTTTAAAAAAAGAAAAAAGAGCTTCTATAAGTTTTTTTCCTATACCCATTCCCTGATATTCCACATCAACACCTATAACATCGAGCCACCCGCAAGTAGGCACAGCATATTCCCATCCTCGAATGTCACCTAAGACAAAACCTACAACTTTTCCTTCTATTTCTGCTGCAAGACATGCACCCGGTTCACTAGCTAAATATTTGGATATCTTGCCAGTCCAATATGCTTCATGGGGACGGCCTGTAA contains:
- a CDS encoding UbiX family flavin prenyltransferase produces the protein MKKKNIIVAVTGATGALYALKLVDYLATRSDIDVSLIVSDNGKLIFEHETGISINELYKKCDYVYENDDLSAPIASGSFKRSGMIIIPCSIKTMSAIALSMASNLIIRAADVNLKEKMPLVICLRETPLHLGHLKNLSRLAEIGGIVFPLSPSFYHKPKSIEEIVDFTVGRVLDLLGIDNELSRPYTGIEEE
- a CDS encoding flavodoxin family protein, encoding MLLGICGSGRKEGNTGRLIKKILESTGMENEMVWLIDIGIGYCTGCMKCAMEGECWQKDGMSELYGKLISCDGLILGSPCYYGDVSGLFKSFIDRSIALGYMGVGKESEIPMHGRKPLAGKPVALVSAVAAHGAQRALETMEMYVQFSEMKLIDKIEAATGMKDVNDIPELIEKAVSVGNKMSKALNEK